GTGTTATTGTCTTATCCTGGAATGCCCGCGATGAAATAGTGGCGTGTGTAGACTCACTGCTTGAGGCTAGTAAAATTATTCCGCTGGAGATTATTGTGATTGATAATGCCTCAGGTGATGACAGTGTTGCCTATTTAGAAAAATATTCAGATATTAAACTAGTTAAAAACAACACTAATCGTTTATATGCAGGCGGTAATAATCAGGGCTATAGTTTAACTAAAGCCGATCTGGTTTTATTATTAAATCAAGACACAATAGTGAATGGTCCGGCGATTAAAGCCATGTCTGATTGGTTAATGCAACATCCAAATTATGGTGGTGCTACTGTAAAATTATTAAACCTGGATGGATCGACGCAATATCATATGCACCGCCGCCTACCACACTGGTATGATATTCCCTTAGGATTACTGCACAAAAGAATCCCGGCCATAATGTTTAATACCACAAAAAAATATTTATATTTAGACAATAAATTTGATCAAGATTTTGATATCGAGCAAGCTGCCGGCGCTTGTTTAATGGTACGACGCACCGCTATTGCACAATTGGGTGTGCTATTCGATGAACCACACTTCCCTTTATATTATAATGATGTTGATTTGTGTTATAGATTG
Above is a genomic segment from Patescibacteria group bacterium containing:
- a CDS encoding glycosyltransferase family 2 protein, with amino-acid sequence MVSVIVLSWNARDEIVACVDSLLEASKIIPLEIIVIDNASGDDSVAYLEKYSDIKLVKNNTNRLYAGGNNQGYSLTKADLVLLLNQDTIVNGPAIKAMSDWLMQHPNYGGATVKLLNLDGSTQYHMHRRLPHWYDIPLGLLHKRIPAIMFNTTKKYLYLDNKFDQDFDIEQAAGACLMVRRTAIAQLGVLFDEPHFPLYYNDVDLCYRLHKAGWPIRCLTSVSIMHRKGTSVRKLPKWKNMKIYLRSLFYYFARFK